GCTGGCCGGTGGAAATGCCGCCCAGAATGCCGCCGGCATGATTGGCGAGGAACAGCGGCTGGCCGTCATTGCCCATGCGCATCTCGTCGGCATTCTCCTCGCCCGACAGCGCGGCCGCGCCGAAGCCGGCACCGATCTCGACGCCCTTGACCGCATTGATGCCCATCAGGGCGCCGGCAATATCGGCATCGAGCTTGGCATAGATGGGCGCGCCGAGGCCGGCCGGGACGCCCTCGGCGACGATCTCCAGGATCGCGCCGATCGATGAGCCGGCCTTGCGGATGCCGTCGAGATAGGTCTCGTAGAAGGCGGCCTTGTCCCGGTCCGGGCAGAAGAACGGGTTGTTGCCGATCTCGTCCCAGTCCCACTTGTCGCGGTCGATGGCATGCGGGCCCATCTGGACGAGGGCGCCGCGCACGTCGAGCCCGGGCACGATCTTGCGGGCGATGGCGCCGGCCGCGACCCGCGCCGCGGTCTCGCGCGCGGAGGACCGGCCGCCGCCACGATAGTCGCGAATGCCGTATTTCATCTCATAGGTGAAATCGGCATGGCCCGGCCGGAACTTGTCCTTGATGTCGGAATAGTCCTTGGAACGCTGGTCGGTGTTCTCGATCAGCAGCGCGATCGGCGTGCCGGTCGTGACCTGGACGCCGTCGTCGTCGACCATGACCCCCGAGAGGATCTTCACCGCGTCCGGCTCGCGCCGCTGGGTGGTGAACCGCGACTGGCCCGGACGGCGGCGGTCGAGATCGGCCTGGATCTCCTCGGCGGTCAGCGGAATGCGCGGCGGGCAGCCGTCGACCACGCAGCCAAGCGCCACCCCGTGGCTCTCGCCGAAGGTGGTGACGCGGAACAGATGGCCGAAAGTATTGTGCGACATGGCGGTTCGTTAGGCGCAAAGCCCCGATGCGGTCAAGGGCGCCCGGCGCCCGTCACTCCGGCATGACCTGGTCGAGCCGGCCGCCGAGGCGCAGCGGCTGGCACCGTGTCGCAAGCCCGCCGTCGGCAATGTCGACCACCAGGCCGGACAAGGTCGCCGGCCCGCCGGCCGGCTCGAACTTGCCGCCCGGCGTCTTCTCGCGCATGCGGCGCAGCGGCTCGGCCTTGTCCATGCCAATGACCGAATCGTAGTCGCCGCACATGCCGACATCGGTCATGTAGGCCGTGCCGCCCGGCAGCACCCGGTGGTCGGAGGTCGGCACATGGGTATGGGTGCCGATGACGAGCGAGGCGCGCCCGTCGAAGAGATGGCCGAAGACCTGCTTCTCGCTGGTCGCCTCGGCATGGATGTCGATGACCGCGGCATCGGCGACGCGGCCGAGCGGGGCGGCGTCGAGCTCGCGCTCCACCGCCGTGAAAGGGTCGTCCATCGCGTCCATGAACACCCGGCCCATGGCGTTGACGACCAGCACGCGGGCCCCCTTGCGCGTCTCGATCAGCGCGGCGCCCCGGCCGGGCGTGCCGGAAGGATAGTTGACCGGCCGGACGAGGCGCGGCGCCCGGTCGATGAAGACCAGCGCCTCGCGCTGGTCCCAGGAATGATTGCCGAGCGTGACGCAGTCGGCGCCGGCGTCGAGCAGTTCCTGGTAGATGGCTTCCGTGATGCCGAAACCATGAGCGGCATTCTCGCCGTTGATGACGACGCAATCGAGCTTCAGCGCGGTGACGAGGCCCGGCAGCTTTTCGGTGACGGCGACCCGGCCGGCCTTGCCGACGACGTCACCGAGGAACAGGAGGCGCATCAGGGGGCCCTATATCCGGTCTCGGTCAGGATGGCGTCGAGCCTGCGGTCGTGCGGCTCCACCGGAATGACTTCGACCTGCTGGACGGAAAAAGCAACCCCGATGGCGAGCCGGCGAACCGTCGCGTCGAGCCTGGCGAAGGCCCGGTCGTAATGGCCCTTGCCGTAGCCGATGCGGTTGAAGGCGGCATCGAAGGCGGCGAGCGGCGTGATCAGGATATCGGGCTCGACCTCCGGCGCGCTCGCGTCCGGCCCGAACGTGCCGAAGCCCATCGGCACCAGCGGCGCGCCGCGCTCCATCAGGCGGAACACCATGGGCGTGGTGCGCGAGGGAAAGGCCGGCAGCGCCAGCCGGGCGCCTGCGGCGCGCAGCCGGTCCAGCAGCGGCCGGACGTCGATTTCGGACTGGATCGGCAGGAAGCCCGAGACGATCTTGCCGGCAATCGCGATCCGGTCGAGCGGGAACAGGGCCGCGACCGCCAGGGATGCCTCGATGCGGGCTTCGATCGGCAGGGCATCGCGGCGGGCGAGCGCCGCATCGCGCAGGGCTGCTTTGGATAAGACCGCGGCTTCGGACAATGTCTGCATCGGCCCCGCAAGGCGAGCGAATGAAACGGTAGAGCCGCTCCGCCGTTGGACGCTCGATCCCGGGAACCTACCTAAGTAGGTGGGCGCCATATGTCCCAGTCCAGGGACCGGGTCAGGGACAGCTCCCGTTGAGATCGATAAGGCCCCGGGGAATTATGGTCCTGACGGGCGTCGCAGCTCTGTCACGAACATAGGCTCTGCGCCGCCCGAGAGGAAGGGGCTCGGGGGCCTCCTCGACCGGAAATTCGCGTCCGCCGACTGACAGGCGCGGAGCACGGCCGCCGCGCCATTTGACAGGACGCGGCGGGCCGGCGGAAATGGCCGGCCGCCCTCCAGCCGACAGCGCCCGCCATGCCGCATTCGCCGCTCCCGCCGCCGCCCGTCCCGCCGCTCGCGCCCGTCCTGATCGAGCGCTTCGCATCGATCGTCGGCGCGCGCCATGCGCTGACCGATCCCGCCGACCAGGCGCCCTACCTGAAGGACTGGCGCGACCTCTATCCCGCGCGCACGCAGCTCGTGCTGCGGCCGGCGGCGACCGAGGAGGTCGCGGCGATCCTCCGGCTCGCCAGCGAGACCGGCACGCGCGTGGTGCCGCAGGGCGGCGCCACCGGACTCGTCGGCGGCCACCTGCCCTTTGCCGAGGGCGGCGAGATCATCGTCTCGATGACCCGCATGAAGGCGATCCGGGCCGTCGATGCCGCCGGCAACACGCTGATCGCGGAAGCCGGCGTGACGCTGCAGGAGGCGCAGGACGCGGCCGCCGCGGTCGGCCGGCTGTTCCCCCTGAATATCGGCTCGAAGGGCTCCTGCACCATCGGCGGCAATCTCGCCACCAATGCCGGCGGCACCCAGGCGGTCGCCTACGGGCTCGCCCGCGACCAGGTGCTGGGCCTCGAAGTGGTGCTCGCCGACGGCCGGATCTGGCATGGGCTGCGGATGCTGAAGAAGGACAATACCGGCTACGACCTGAAGCACCTGTTCATCGGTGCGGAGGGCACGCTCGGCATCATCACCGCGGCATCACTGAAGCTGGTCGCGGCGCCGCGGGCGGTGGAGGCCGCCTGGGTTGGGGTCGCCTCGCCCGCCGCGGCGCTCGCCCTGCTCGCCCGCGCCCAGGAGCGCGCCGGCCTCGCGGTGACCGGTTTCGAGCTGATGCCGCGCAACCTCTTCGAGTTCGTGCTGCGCCACATGCCCGGCGCGCGCGATCCGCTTGGGGAGCCCGCGCCCTGGTACTGCCTGGTCGAACTCGCTTCGCCCGCGGCGGCGGGCCTGCGCGACATGCTCGAGGACATCCTCGCCTCGGCGCTGGAGGACGGCCTCGTCGCGGATGCGGCGGTCGCCGACAGCAGCGCCCAGCGCGAGGCCTTCTGGCGCTGGCGCGAAGGCATGAGCGAAATGCAGAAGCCGGAAGGCGGCTCGATCAAGCACGACGTCTCGGTGCCGGTCGCCGCCGTGCCGGCCTTCATCGCCGAGGCCTCGGCGGCCTGCGAAAAGCTGATCCCCGGCTGCCGGCCGGTGCCCTTCGGCCATCTCGGCGACGGCAACATCCACTTCAACGTCAGTCAGCCCGTCGGCGCCGACAAGGACGGCTTCCTCGCCCGCTATGACGAGGTGAACGGGCTGGTCCACGGCATCGTCGCCCGCTTCGGCGGCTCGATCTCGGCCGAGCACGGCATCGGCCGGATGAAGCGCGATCTGCTGCCGGCGGTGAAGGACCCGGTGGAACTCGACCTGATGCGCAGCGTGAAGGCGCTGCTCGACCCGCAGGGCATCCTCAATCCGGGCAAGGTCCTGTCGATGCCGGCGCTTGGCGTCGAGAACGGCCGGTGACGCCGGGCGCGGCATCAGAGGCGGCCAGTCAGAACAGGCTCCCCTGCCCGCCATCGTCAGGTGATCGCGGGGCCGGCTTCGGCCGCGGCGCCCTCACGGGGCGCACCGGCTCGGCCGGCGCGTCGGTCGCCTCGTCCTGGATTTCCGGCCCGTCATTGGTGACCTTGTTCACCGCCGGGCCGATGCGCCTGAGCTCGAGCTCGCCCTGCAGCGGGGCCGCGATCAGCGCCGCGGCGCGATCGGGCGGCGTCGCCGGATCGAGCCATTCCTCCCAGGATTTCGGGTCGAGAATGATCGGCGCGCGCGGGTGGACGGCATCGAGCGGCGGCTTCGCCCCGGTCGTCATCAGCGCCACGGTGTCGATCTCCGAGCCGTCGGGCGAGGACCAGGTCTCCCACAGCGCGGGAAAGGCGAAGGGCGCGCCATCCGGGCGGCGGATCAGATGCGGCGTCGAGACGCGGCCCTCGCGCTGCCATTCGTAGAAGCCGTCGACCGGCATCAGCCCGCGCCGGCGCTGGAACGCCGCCCGGAAGGAGGCCTTCTCGCGCGCGGTCTCGGCCCGGATATTGATGACCAGCGGATAATCGGCGGGATCCTTGACCCAGCCGGGCAGAAAACCCCAGCGCATCAGCACGAAACGCCGCGCGCCGTTGATGATGGTGACGACCGGCACCGGCTGGGTCGGCGCGATGTTGAAGCGCGGCGGAAAGTTCGGCCGGTCGGAATAACCGAACTCTTCGCGCAGCAGCTCCGGCGCCAGGGTGATGGCAAAGCGGCCACACATGGCTCAGCCCGGCTGCCGTAACGCCATGATGGCCGCCGCGAACATGTCGAAACCCGCCTGGTCCATGAGCTTTTAAGTCTTCCTTCACGCTGGCCATGGCTTGTTGGCGAGGCCCAGAAGGACACGATCATAGCCGATGTTCGCAGCGGAGCTACAGAACGCGGAACTGACGCTGACGCCGGAGCGTCTGCGCGCGGCCAATATTCATCCGGAAACGCGGCTGGCGACCGACTATCTCAACCATTTCAACGAAGCGATCATGCTCCTGGAGCTGATCCCGTCCATGCCCGACTGCATGGAGGACGTGCTCGCCTGGCAGCCGCGCACCTACGAGGAGCATTTCCTCGCCTCCAGCTATCGCGACAAGGAACTGGTGCTCGCCGTCTACCGGCATGTGCCGCCCGAGGTCCTCGCGCGCTTCCACGCCGTGATCGACCAGATGAACCAGCTCATGACGGCGGCCATCGACAGCCTGAAGGTGGTCGGGCCGGGGCCGGCCACGGCCATTGTCGCGGAGGAGGCCGGGCTGATCCTGAAGCGGCTCGCCGCGCGCGCGGCCGGCATCATGAACGCCGCGACGGAAACGGAAGAGGATCTCGCCCTGCCCGCCTCCGCCCAGGACGCCATCGACGCCCTGATGCGCCGCTGATAGCCTTCCGTCCATGTCCGATCGCTCCTACCCGTCCCGGCCGATCCTCGCCGTCTCGACCGCGGTGATCCGCGCCGGCAAGATGCTGGTCGCCCAGCGCGCCAATCCGCCCGGGCGCGGGCTCTACAGCCTGCCCGGCGGCCTTGTCGAGGTCGGCGAGACGCTGGGCGAAGCCGCCGCGCGCGAACTCATGGAGGAGGTCGGCGTCAGGGCCGAACCGATCGGCCTCGTCGGCGCCCGCGACATTATCGGCCGCGACGGCGAGGATCGGGTCGAACGCCATTTCGTCGTCGTCACCTATGCCGCCCGCTGGCTCGCCGGCGAAGGCGAGCTGACGCCGGAAGCCTCCGACATCCGCTGGGTCGATCTCGACGAGATGGCTGGCCTTGCCACGACCGACGGCCTTGCCGATGTGGCGCGGGCGGCCTTCGCGCTCGCCCGCAGTGCCCCGGGGGCCGCATAAACCCTGTCGCGACCCGCCGGTTGCAGCGGCCGGCCCGCTGGCGCATAGCTTCGTCATGGTTCGCGCGCTGATCCCGGTCCTCGCTGTGCAGGCCGCCCTTGCCGGGCCGGCCGCCGCGCAGCGTGCCACGACCCCGCCAGCGGCGCCGGCCGTGCCCGAATCACTGATGCAGGCGCCCTACGAACCCCAGCTCCTGCGGCTCGCCGAGATCATGGGGGCACTGCACTATCTGCGTACGGTCTGCACCGCGCCGGACACAGGCGCCTGGCGGCGCGAGATGCAGGCGCTGATCGATGCCGAGGCCGGCAGCGCCGAGCGGCGCGAACGGTTGATCCAGCGCTTCAACCGCGGCTATGCCGGCTTCGAGCAGACCCATCGCTCCTGTACGCCAGCCGCGCAGGTCGCCACCCGCCGCTATCTGGACGAGGGCCAGCGCATCGTCGCCGACATCACCAGCCGTTTCGTAAACTAGATCCTGCGTGTCATTTTGGGATCACTGAAGATTAATTCACAGGTGTTAACCTTCCGGTGAGAATTGGCTGCCCTCGGCCGACTCACGTGCTAGTGTCCCTTCATGGGGCAAATCGGGTCGACCGGTCCCCCTTCAGGACATGACGATGCAGTTTGCTCCCGCGATTTCAGCCCGTGCCGTCGAAGCCGAAGACCAGCGGCAGGCCGCCATGGGCTACGTGTCGGAAGCCTTTGCCGAGGCCCGCCTCGACGGGCTCGACGTCGACTGCATCGCCCAGGCCGCGGTCTTCGCCTCTTTCGTCGAGATGGTCGCGACCTATGGCGAGGAAGCCGCCGCCGGCTTTGCCGAGCGGCTGGCCGAGCGCGTGCGCGCCGGCGAATTCACGGTGGACCGCTCGGCACACTGAACAGGGCGGCTGCGAGG
This portion of the bacterium YEK0313 genome encodes:
- the aroC gene encoding Chorismate synthase, encoding MSHNTFGHLFRVTTFGESHGVALGCVVDGCPPRIPLTAEEIQADLDRRRPGQSRFTTQRREPDAVKILSGVMVDDDGVQVTTGTPIALLIENTDQRSKDYSDIKDKFRPGHADFTYEMKYGIRDYRGGGRSSARETAARVAAGAIARKIVPGLDVRGALVQMGPHAIDRDKWDWDEIGNNPFFCPDRDKAAFYETYLDGIRKAGSSIGAILEIVAEGVPAGLGAPIYAKLDADIAGALMGINAVKGVEIGAGFGAAALSGEENADEMRMGNDGQPLFLANHAGGILGGISTGQPIVARFAVKPTSSILNPRLTIDKHGGEADILTKGRHDPCVGIRAVPVGEAMVACVIADHYLRHRGQNG
- the yedK_1 gene encoding Putative SOS response-associated peptidase YedK, whose translation is MCGRFAITLAPELLREEFGYSDRPNFPPRFNIAPTQPVPVVTIINGARRFVLMRWGFLPGWVKDPADYPLVINIRAETAREKASFRAAFQRRRGLMPVDGFYEWQREGRVSTPHLIRRPDGAPFAFPALWETWSSPDGSEIDTVALMTTGAKPPLDAVHPRAPIILDPKSWEEWLDPATPPDRAAALIAAPLQGELELRRIGPAVNKVTNDGPEIQDEATDAPAEPVRPVRAPRPKPAPRSPDDGGQGSLF
- the nudJ gene encoding Phosphatase NudJ, whose protein sequence is MSDRSYPSRPILAVSTAVIRAGKMLVAQRANPPGRGLYSLPGGLVEVGETLGEAAARELMEEVGVRAEPIGLVGARDIIGRDGEDRVERHFVVVTYAARWLAGEGELTPEASDIRWVDLDEMAGLATTDGLADVARAAFALARSAPGAA
- a CDS encoding putative FAD-linked oxidoreductase → MPHSPLPPPPVPPLAPVLIERFASIVGARHALTDPADQAPYLKDWRDLYPARTQLVLRPAATEEVAAILRLASETGTRVVPQGGATGLVGGHLPFAEGGEIIVSMTRMKAIRAVDAAGNTLIAEAGVTLQEAQDAAAAVGRLFPLNIGSKGSCTIGGNLATNAGGTQAVAYGLARDQVLGLEVVLADGRIWHGLRMLKKDNTGYDLKHLFIGAEGTLGIITAASLKLVAAPRAVEAAWVGVASPAAALALLARAQERAGLAVTGFELMPRNLFEFVLRHMPGARDPLGEPAPWYCLVELASPAAAGLRDMLEDILASALEDGLVADAAVADSSAQREAFWRWREGMSEMQKPEGGSIKHDVSVPVAAVPAFIAEASAACEKLIPGCRPVPFGHLGDGNIHFNVSQPVGADKDGFLARYDEVNGLVHGIVARFGGSISAEHGIGRMKRDLLPAVKDPVELDLMRSVKALLDPQGILNPGKVLSMPALGVENGR
- a CDS encoding putative 5-formyltetrahydrofolate cyclo-ligase, yielding MQTLSEAAVLSKAALRDAALARRDALPIEARIEASLAVAALFPLDRIAIAGKIVSGFLPIQSEIDVRPLLDRLRAAGARLALPAFPSRTTPMVFRLMERGAPLVPMGFGTFGPDASAPEVEPDILITPLAAFDAAFNRIGYGKGHYDRAFARLDATVRRLAIGVAFSVQQVEVIPVEPHDRRLDAILTETGYRAP